One genomic region from Candidatus Zixiibacteriota bacterium encodes:
- a CDS encoding outer membrane beta-barrel protein: MKKALFTLVVLTLTTSVSVAQTPKPFDLYAGGGITFGSSPDIFKTQHKEGYHLFGGIGFHMIPLIQFVGKIEYQSFAKDFDEFRTEITDLSGGTRRILMFGVDARLGTNVPTAPIRPFIFAGLGLARQSESDLETAFEIAIQDYDSQTDLYLNIGGGIEFKMLKIFNVFVQARYLNIKQDGGDLSLVPVSLGLKI; encoded by the coding sequence ATGAAAAAAGCGCTTTTCACTCTCGTTGTTCTGACCTTGACAACGTCCGTCTCGGTCGCGCAAACGCCAAAACCGTTCGACCTCTACGCCGGAGGCGGCATTACTTTCGGATCTTCACCGGACATTTTCAAAACCCAGCATAAAGAAGGCTACCATCTTTTCGGCGGTATCGGCTTCCACATGATTCCGCTGATCCAGTTCGTCGGGAAAATCGAGTATCAATCGTTCGCAAAAGATTTCGATGAATTCCGCACCGAAATCACCGACCTCAGCGGCGGAACCCGGCGCATCCTTATGTTCGGAGTCGATGCCCGTCTTGGCACCAACGTCCCCACGGCCCCGATAAGACCCTTTATCTTCGCCGGACTCGGCCTTGCCCGCCAATCCGAAAGCGACTTAGAAACGGCCTTCGAGATAGCCATACAGGACTATGACAGCCAGACCGACCTCTACCTCAACATCGGCGGCGGGATAGAATTTAAGATGCTGAAAATATTCAACGTATTCGTTCAGGCCAGGTATCTGAATATCAAACAGGACGGCGGCGATCTGTCGCTTGTCCCGGTCTCGCTTGGATTAAAAATCTGA
- a CDS encoding biotin/lipoyl-containing protein, whose amino-acid sequence MNSHEFLLDGEKVTASFEKKGDTIRIVTGEREFEFLPAGNNLYTVTVNGHTFHAAAIFHKGVCYIDVDSVLAEIHESSEDGFAGSGGAGHAGEKDKIFAPMPGKIVKVMVKVGDEVEEKQPMVIVEAMKMENQVNSKAKGTVKAVNFAAGDQVDTETPIIELDLIE is encoded by the coding sequence ATGAATAGCCATGAGTTTCTGCTGGACGGGGAGAAGGTTACCGCTTCGTTCGAGAAAAAAGGTGATACGATAAGAATTGTCACGGGTGAGCGGGAGTTCGAGTTTTTGCCGGCCGGCAATAACCTGTACACGGTTACGGTTAACGGGCACACTTTTCACGCGGCCGCGATCTTTCACAAAGGGGTCTGCTATATCGACGTGGATTCGGTGCTGGCGGAGATTCATGAATCATCGGAAGACGGTTTCGCCGGAAGCGGCGGAGCCGGCCACGCGGGCGAAAAGGATAAGATTTTCGCGCCGATGCCGGGTAAGATTGTCAAGGTGATGGTCAAGGTTGGCGATGAGGTGGAGGAGAAGCAGCCGATGGTTATCGTGGAGGCGATGAAGATGGAAAACCAGGTCAACAGCAAGGCGAAGGGGACGGTGAAGGCTGTCAATTTCGCGGCGGGCGACCAGGTTGATACTGAGACGCCAATAATAGAGCTGGACCTGATTGAATAG
- a CDS encoding acetyl-CoA carboxylase biotin carboxylase subunit — translation MKQANEKLFKKILVANRGEIAIRVINACRTLGIPSVAVYSDADVKARHRMMADESVYIGPPPPRESYLDIGKIVQAAKEVGADAIHPGYGFLAENPLFAERCEKEGIVFIGPTADAIRLLGNKVESRVKMADAGVPLIPGMKTSASDIKVYEKAASEAGYPVMIKAAAGGGGKGMRVVASPKELPDALEAARREAKNAFDDDTVYLEKYIVNPRHVEFQVLADHHGNTVHVFERECSIQRRHQKIVEETPSVALNDELRARMGADAVRVAQAAGYRNAGTVEFLLDATGHYYFLEMNTRIQVEHPVTELVTGTDLVLEQIRIAAGKPLSEQFKALTQRGHAIECRIYAEDGENGFMPSTGTVLLYSEPTGPGIRVDSGIRQGSEITIDYDPIMAKLIVHAPDRNTAIKKMVDALNNYKILGVKTSKKFMIDVLEHPEFIAGNTYTDFIEKHMKERSMDSDLFKALAVGAATAATVNSSKASGKGGFRGVQKAPTPWQTLGSLQIGDSIHE, via the coding sequence ATGAAGCAAGCGAACGAAAAACTGTTTAAGAAGATACTTGTGGCCAACCGTGGCGAGATCGCGATCAGGGTGATTAATGCCTGCCGTACGCTGGGGATACCGTCGGTAGCGGTTTACTCGGATGCCGATGTGAAGGCGAGGCATCGGATGATGGCCGATGAGTCGGTGTATATCGGTCCGCCGCCGCCGCGTGAGTCATATCTCGATATCGGAAAGATCGTGCAGGCGGCAAAAGAAGTGGGGGCCGACGCAATTCATCCCGGGTACGGATTTCTTGCGGAAAACCCGCTGTTTGCCGAGAGGTGTGAGAAAGAGGGGATAGTGTTTATCGGGCCGACAGCTGACGCTATCCGGCTTCTGGGCAACAAGGTTGAGTCGCGGGTTAAGATGGCTGATGCCGGCGTGCCGCTGATACCGGGCATGAAAACATCGGCGTCTGATATAAAAGTGTACGAGAAAGCGGCATCCGAGGCGGGCTACCCGGTGATGATTAAGGCGGCGGCCGGTGGCGGCGGAAAGGGTATGAGAGTTGTAGCGTCGCCGAAAGAACTTCCCGACGCCCTTGAGGCGGCTCGCCGGGAGGCGAAAAACGCCTTTGACGATGATACGGTTTATCTGGAGAAGTACATCGTTAATCCGCGCCATGTGGAATTTCAGGTGCTGGCGGATCACCACGGCAACACCGTTCATGTTTTCGAGAGAGAGTGTTCGATTCAAAGGCGCCATCAGAAGATTGTCGAAGAGACGCCATCGGTAGCGCTCAATGATGAACTTCGTGCCCGTATGGGTGCGGATGCGGTCAGGGTAGCTCAGGCGGCAGGTTACAGAAACGCCGGTACGGTGGAATTTCTGTTGGATGCCACCGGGCATTATTATTTTCTGGAGATGAACACGCGCATCCAGGTGGAGCATCCGGTGACGGAGCTTGTTACGGGAACGGACCTTGTGCTGGAGCAGATCAGGATCGCGGCCGGTAAACCACTCAGCGAGCAATTTAAGGCATTGACGCAAAGAGGACACGCTATCGAGTGTCGTATTTACGCTGAGGACGGGGAGAACGGGTTTATGCCTTCGACAGGCACAGTTCTTCTGTACAGTGAGCCAACCGGGCCGGGTATTCGAGTGGATTCGGGCATCAGGCAGGGCAGTGAGATTACTATTGATTACGATCCCATCATGGCCAAGCTGATAGTGCATGCCCCGGACAGAAATACGGCTATCAAGAAGATGGTCGATGCTTTGAATAACTATAAGATTCTTGGTGTGAAGACATCGAAAAAGTTCATGATCGATGTGCTGGAGCATCCTGAGTTCATAGCCGGCAACACCTACACTGATTTCATTGAGAAGCACATGAAGGAGCGTTCGATGGATAGTGACCTGTTCAAGGCGTTGGCGGTTGGCGCCGCTACGGCGGCGACAGTGAATTCATCGAAAGCAAGCGGCAAAGGAGGATTCAGGGGAGTCCAGAAGGCGCCCACGCCGTGGCAGACTCTTGGCAGCCTGCAGATAGGAGATTCGATCCATGAATAG
- a CDS encoding enoyl-CoA hydratase-related protein, translating to MSYTTINYEKRDRVGLVTFNRPEIHNAFNSTLIREMLRLFDEIGKDDKLRLVVITGEGKSFCAGADLNWMRSVITQSFEENLAESNELADLFYKIYAFKRPVIGKINGAAIGGGTGFVAVCDIAIAARSAKFSFSEVKIGVVPACIGPYVIKKMGEGKARELFITGERMNAERAFEVGLVNKVVDDDQLDAEVDALVKFVLSSGPEAVAMAKKLVSEVPGMMPDKFKPYTAEMIARLRVSDEGQEGMDAFLNKRPPKWAKE from the coding sequence ATGAGTTATACGACAATAAATTACGAGAAGCGGGATCGAGTCGGGCTTGTTACTTTCAACCGGCCTGAGATCCACAACGCGTTTAATTCGACGCTTATTCGCGAGATGCTTCGGCTTTTCGACGAGATCGGCAAGGATGATAAGCTCCGGCTGGTGGTCATTACCGGCGAGGGGAAATCGTTCTGCGCCGGCGCGGACTTGAATTGGATGCGTTCGGTGATTACGCAGTCGTTCGAGGAGAACCTGGCGGAGTCGAATGAACTGGCAGATCTGTTCTACAAGATATACGCTTTCAAGCGTCCGGTAATAGGCAAGATAAACGGCGCCGCCATAGGTGGCGGGACCGGTTTCGTGGCGGTGTGTGATATCGCCATCGCGGCGCGCTCGGCGAAGTTCTCTTTTTCGGAAGTGAAAATCGGGGTGGTGCCGGCGTGTATCGGGCCGTACGTCATTAAGAAGATGGGGGAGGGAAAGGCGCGCGAACTGTTTATTACCGGTGAAAGAATGAACGCTGAGAGGGCGTTTGAAGTCGGGCTGGTAAATAAGGTGGTCGATGATGATCAGCTTGACGCGGAGGTCGACGCTCTTGTCAAATTCGTGTTGTCATCGGGGCCGGAAGCGGTGGCTATGGCCAAGAAGCTGGTCAGTGAGGTTCCGGGAATGATGCCTGATAAGTTCAAGCCTTATACGGCGGAGATGATAGCGCGCCTTCGCGTGTCCGACGAGGGGCAGGAAGGTATGGACGCGTTTCTCAATAAGCGGCCGCCAAAGTGGGCAAAGGAGTAA
- a CDS encoding carboxyl transferase domain-containing protein, whose protein sequence is MYRIESKVDTKSATYKNNYEKNKAQHLTFKERLEKVKLGGPERSRQRHTDRGKLLPRDRLAKLLDRNTPFLELSPLAAYDMYDNDAPAAGIITGVGVVHGREVMVIVNDATVKGGTYFPMTILKHARAQEIAETNHLPCISLVDSGGIFLPLQSGTFPDKDHFGRIFYNMARMSMKGIPQISAVMGSCTAGGAYLPAMSDETIIVRKQGTIFIGGPPLVKAATGEVVTAEELGGADVHCRTSGVSDHYAQNDEHAIAITRNIVENLNRTPYTEIDRSEPEDPYYDPEELYGTVSNDIRKAFDIHEVIARIVDGSRFHEFKELYGSTLVCGFARIMGYPVGILGNNGVLFSESSLKGAHFIELCTIRKIPLIFLQNISGFIVGRQYEAGGIARDGAKLVHAVANADVPKFTVVVGGSYGAGNYAMCGRGYFPRLMWMWPNAKICVMGGEQAADVLAQVKIEQLQKEGKKLTAKEIKAIRQPIIDKYEGESTPYYSGARLWDDGIIGMTETRQMLALGISMSLNAAIPDQKYGVFRM, encoded by the coding sequence ATGTACCGAATTGAATCCAAGGTTGATACGAAATCAGCGACCTACAAAAACAACTACGAGAAAAACAAGGCGCAGCATCTGACGTTCAAAGAACGTCTTGAAAAGGTCAAACTGGGTGGTCCGGAGCGTTCACGGCAACGTCACACAGACCGCGGCAAGCTTCTTCCGCGCGACCGGCTGGCGAAACTTCTCGACCGCAATACTCCGTTTCTGGAACTGAGTCCTCTGGCGGCCTATGATATGTACGACAACGACGCCCCTGCGGCGGGGATTATTACCGGGGTTGGCGTGGTTCACGGCCGTGAGGTGATGGTTATAGTCAATGATGCGACGGTCAAGGGCGGAACGTACTTCCCGATGACCATTCTCAAGCACGCGCGGGCGCAGGAGATCGCCGAGACGAATCACCTTCCATGCATATCGCTGGTGGATTCGGGCGGGATATTCTTGCCGCTTCAGTCGGGGACATTTCCAGATAAGGATCATTTCGGACGGATTTTTTACAATATGGCGCGGATGTCGATGAAGGGGATACCGCAGATTTCGGCTGTTATGGGTTCGTGTACGGCGGGAGGGGCGTATTTACCGGCGATGTCGGACGAGACGATTATCGTTCGCAAGCAGGGAACGATTTTTATCGGCGGGCCGCCGCTGGTCAAAGCGGCCACCGGTGAGGTTGTTACGGCCGAGGAATTGGGCGGCGCCGATGTTCACTGCCGGACATCGGGAGTCAGCGACCATTACGCCCAGAACGATGAGCACGCGATCGCGATTACGCGCAATATTGTTGAGAATCTGAATCGCACGCCCTATACGGAGATAGACAGGTCGGAGCCGGAAGATCCTTATTATGATCCGGAGGAACTTTACGGGACGGTATCAAATGATATTCGCAAGGCTTTCGATATTCACGAGGTGATTGCGCGTATTGTTGACGGTTCGAGGTTCCATGAGTTCAAAGAGCTTTATGGCAGCACGCTGGTGTGCGGGTTTGCGCGGATAATGGGTTACCCGGTGGGTATCCTGGGCAACAACGGAGTGCTGTTCTCGGAATCATCGCTCAAGGGCGCGCACTTTATCGAGCTTTGTACGATTCGCAAGATTCCGCTGATATTCCTTCAGAACATATCCGGCTTTATTGTCGGCCGTCAGTACGAGGCCGGGGGTATTGCCCGCGATGGCGCTAAACTGGTTCATGCGGTGGCGAATGCCGATGTGCCGAAGTTCACGGTGGTGGTTGGTGGTTCTTATGGAGCCGGCAACTATGCCATGTGCGGGCGCGGCTATTTCCCTCGTCTGATGTGGATGTGGCCAAATGCGAAAATTTGCGTCATGGGTGGTGAGCAGGCAGCCGATGTTCTTGCCCAGGTCAAGATCGAGCAGCTTCAGAAGGAAGGCAAGAAGCTTACCGCAAAAGAAATTAAGGCTATCAGACAACCGATTATTGACAAGTACGAAGGTGAATCGACGCCGTATTATTCGGGTGCGCGTCTGTGGGATGACGGTATTATCGGTATGACCGAGACTCGCCAGATGCTGGCGCTTGGGATATCGATGTCGCTGAACGCGGCGATACCGGATCAGAAATATGGCGTGTTTAGAATGTAA